One part of the Candidatus Neomarinimicrobiota bacterium genome encodes these proteins:
- a CDS encoding PorV/PorQ family protein yields the protein MNKVSKNLLIIIAMLLFLSQLLGGLYIGPGVNLKKVGTTTMNYLQVGVVPEAVAMGDAYNALSTGVVGLFYNPASVSELNTKGEVFAGITNWIADIKYHAFGIVYNVSDNLGTIGLSFVSVDYGEIKGAKLIPSDLMGIDKLGYRETGRVDNVGAYAIGLTYSKKITNFFMIGGTVKLAHQSLGENEFIYDTDTTYKENNMDKLAIDLGVKYYTPIKSFRFGMSIKNFATNVKYEAITTHLPLTFALSGAANLFDFVLTGLNKDFDLNVAIEMTHPNNYTPRMHFGAELNYNNFLFFRTGYMTNHDILGPAFGVGLKKSLKMGVLKVDFSYSLISEKAFNEVSRFSFMYVF from the coding sequence ATGAATAAAGTTTCTAAAAATTTATTAATAATAATAGCAATGTTATTATTTTTAAGTCAATTGTTAGGTGGCTTGTATATTGGGCCCGGGGTTAATCTAAAGAAAGTTGGAACAACTACAATGAATTATCTACAAGTGGGTGTGGTTCCGGAGGCTGTAGCAATGGGAGATGCATATAATGCATTAAGTACAGGAGTTGTCGGACTTTTTTACAATCCTGCATCTGTTTCAGAGTTGAATACAAAAGGTGAAGTTTTTGCTGGTATAACAAACTGGATTGCTGATATAAAGTACCATGCATTTGGTATTGTCTATAACGTTAGTGATAATCTGGGTACTATTGGATTAAGCTTTGTTTCCGTTGATTATGGTGAGATAAAAGGAGCCAAGCTTATTCCAAGTGATTTAATGGGTATTGATAAACTCGGCTACAGAGAAACTGGTAGAGTTGATAATGTTGGTGCATATGCTATTGGTCTTACTTATTCTAAGAAAATAACGAATTTCTTTATGATAGGGGGAACTGTTAAACTTGCTCATCAGAGTCTGGGTGAAAATGAATTTATCTATGATACAGATACAACTTATAAAGAAAACAATATGGATAAATTAGCTATAGATTTAGGTGTAAAATATTATACTCCAATTAAAAGTTTTAGATTCGGGATGTCTATAAAGAATTTTGCTACAAATGTAAAATATGAAGCTATTACGACACATCTACCTCTAACGTTTGCCCTTTCTGGTGCTGCTAATCTTTTCGACTTTGTTTTGACTGGTCTTAATAAGGATTTTGATCTAAATGTAGCAATTGAGATGACACATCCAAATAATTATACCCCTCGTATGCATTTTGGAGCGGAGCTAAATTACAATAACTTTCTATTTTTTAGAACTGGTTATATGACGAATCATGACATTCTTGGACCTGCATTTGGAGTAGGGCTTAAAAAATCTTTAAAAATGGGTGTTTTGAAAGTTGATTTTAGTTACTCTCTGATATCCGAGAAGGCTTTTAATGAAGTTAGCAGGTTCTCATTTATGTATGTGTTTTAA
- a CDS encoding glycoside hydrolase family 28 protein: MKKVVKKSWLLITYIIIFLTACNSRVDWSYKDKILRQIKEPVFSDRVFDIRDFGAIGDGKADCSDAFKKAIDRCNREGGGKVVVKDGVYLTGAIHLKSKVNLYIDSTAKIIFSTDPNKYLPVVYTRFEGVECMNYSPFIYAYEQKNVAITGKGVLDGQANNADWWKWTGNKKYGWEEGMPIQIRDRDNLFQMAEDGIPVEERVFGAGHYIRTNFIQFYKCENVLIEGIKVINSPMWNIHPVLSRNVIIRNVKVVSHGPNNDGCNPESSKNVLIEKCFFNTGDDCIAIKSGRNADGRRINTPSENIIVRNCTMRDGHGGVVVGSEMTGGVRNVFVENCIMDSPNLNRALRIKTNSRRGGIVENIFAKDLTVGEVSDAVIKINFFYGEGDVGEFTPIVRNIFIENLTSKKSKYALYIKAYKRSPVDNINLKNCRFDGVERENVIVNVTNMNLDEVYINGRVFLGYMMLPYLLSFLE; this comes from the coding sequence ATGAAGAAGGTAGTAAAGAAGAGTTGGTTGCTGATAACTTATATAATTATTTTCTTGACAGCATGCAATAGTAGAGTAGATTGGTCCTATAAAGATAAAATTTTAAGGCAAATAAAAGAACCAGTATTCTCAGATAGAGTTTTTGATATCAGGGATTTTGGAGCAATTGGAGATGGCAAGGCAGATTGCTCTGACGCTTTTAAAAAAGCAATAGATAGATGTAACAGAGAAGGTGGCGGAAAAGTTGTTGTAAAAGATGGTGTTTATCTGACTGGCGCTATACATTTAAAGAGTAAAGTTAATCTATATATTGACAGTACAGCAAAGATAATTTTTAGTACCGATCCGAATAAATATTTACCTGTTGTCTATACAAGATTTGAAGGTGTAGAATGTATGAATTACTCGCCGTTTATATATGCATATGAACAAAAGAATGTAGCTATAACAGGCAAGGGTGTCCTTGATGGTCAGGCAAATAATGCCGATTGGTGGAAGTGGACTGGTAATAAAAAATACGGATGGGAAGAAGGAATGCCGATACAAATAAGAGATAGAGATAATCTTTTCCAAATGGCTGAAGATGGAATTCCCGTTGAAGAAAGAGTTTTTGGTGCTGGTCATTATATAAGAACAAACTTTATCCAATTTTATAAGTGTGAAAACGTTTTAATTGAGGGAATCAAGGTGATCAATTCTCCGATGTGGAATATTCATCCTGTACTATCTAGAAATGTTATTATTAGAAATGTAAAAGTTGTAAGTCATGGTCCGAATAATGATGGCTGTAATCCCGAATCATCTAAAAATGTATTAATTGAAAAATGCTTCTTTAATACAGGAGATGATTGTATAGCGATAAAATCGGGGCGAAATGCCGATGGTAGGCGTATTAATACTCCAAGTGAAAATATTATAGTCAGGAATTGCACCATGAGGGATGGACATGGTGGAGTTGTCGTGGGCAGTGAGATGACAGGGGGTGTAAGGAACGTATTTGTCGAAAATTGCATTATGGATAGTCCAAATCTTAATAGGGCTTTAAGAATAAAGACTAATTCAAGAAGAGGGGGAATAGTTGAGAACATATTTGCAAAAGATCTGACAGTAGGTGAAGTGTCTGATGCTGTTATTAAAATTAATTTTTTCTATGGTGAAGGTGATGTAGGGGAATTTACTCCCATAGTTAGAAATATTTTTATCGAAAATTTGACAAGTAAAAAAAGCAAATATGCTTTATATATAAAAGCTTATAAAAGGTCACCCGTAGATAACATAAATTTAAAAAATTGTAGGTTTGATGGTGTTGAAAGAGAAAACGTAATTGTCAATGTTACAAATATGAATCTTGACGAAGTATACATAAATGGTAGGGTCTTTCTTGGGTATATGATGTTACCGTATTTGTTATCATTTTTGGAATAA
- a CDS encoding T9SS type A sorting domain-containing protein — protein MKRLLVFLVIITGGIILAKGDWQIYDCSVLPREADTAWHEVSGTNPDDVPEIVSVIDDQEIQGNKLIKVESGANVGGGAFKEVWSYPWRANADKGITIAFRIKNLDPNSFDRGICMYIANGAYRERIITKADGRFKFDKGGVYVEGFEGANEWHIYRITLIGNVFTLYIDEENLAWAESNGESHEGNYYQFGDAGGDTYGALYDWIVWDTTGAYSPSEKALPSGLTGVTGVVKEEKGKFATKYSLEQNYPNPFNPVTTIPFEILKPGFVKLTIYDMFGHEVTILVNERLKQGVYKVEFNGQNLPSGIYFYKLQTDQFTGVKKMILVK, from the coding sequence ATGAAAAGATTGTTGGTATTTTTAGTGATTATTACAGGGGGGATTATTTTAGCGAAAGGGGATTGGCAAATTTATGACTGTAGTGTATTACCAAGAGAAGCTGATACTGCTTGGCATGAAGTAAGTGGTACAAATCCGGATGATGTTCCTGAAATAGTGTCTGTTATTGATGACCAGGAAATACAAGGTAATAAACTAATTAAAGTTGAGAGTGGAGCGAATGTAGGTGGAGGTGCATTTAAAGAAGTCTGGAGTTATCCCTGGAGAGCTAATGCTGATAAAGGTATCACAATAGCTTTCAGAATAAAAAATCTAGATCCCAATTCTTTTGATAGGGGGATCTGTATGTATATAGCTAATGGTGCATATCGAGAGAGAATAATCACAAAAGCGGATGGGAGGTTTAAATTCGATAAAGGTGGTGTGTATGTGGAAGGTTTTGAGGGAGCCAATGAATGGCACATTTACAGGATTACGTTAATTGGAAATGTATTTACTCTATATATTGATGAAGAAAATCTTGCATGGGCTGAATCTAATGGTGAATCACACGAAGGTAATTACTATCAATTTGGTGATGCAGGTGGTGACACATATGGTGCTCTGTATGATTGGATCGTTTGGGACACAACAGGTGCTTACTCTCCATCAGAAAAGGCTCTCCCATCTGGATTAACCGGTGTTACTGGAGTAGTAAAAGAAGAAAAAGGGAAATTTGCTACGAAATACTCTCTAGAACAGAATTATCCAAATCCATTCAACCCTGTTACAACAATTCCATTTGAAATTTTGAAACCAGGATTTGTGAAATTAACAATTTATGATATGTTTGGTCATGAGGTTACAATACTGGTCAATGAGCGTCTTAAACAAGGAGTATATAAAGTAGAATTTAACGGTCAGAATTTACCATCGGGTATATACTTTTACAAATTGCAGACTGATCAATTTACCGGTGTTAAAAAGATGATATTGGTGAAGTAA
- a CDS encoding T9SS type A sorting domain-containing protein, protein MGKLTAILIILVSTVILMGQVPAFPGAQGWGMYTTGGRGGRVIEVTNLNDYGSGSLRYAVENCTGPRIVVFRVSGNIDLKSPLDIKNDNVTIAGQTAPGDGICIRYYPAHIEANNVIIRYLRFRLGDKKGIVDDALNARGQRNIIIDHCSLSWSVDEVGSFYDNKNFTLQWCIISESLYHSIHHKGNHGYGGIWGGMGASFHHNLIAHNSSRNPRFCGSRYHNHPELEKVDFRNNVIYNWGFNSAYGGEKGNHNIVANYYKHGPATNGGEVLYRIVNPSDISWWYVEDNYVYGFPDVTADNWSGGVQPDGSLELEDLRLDEPVEYMPVLTHTPEVAFELVLADAGAVLPRRDSVDMRIVDEVRNGTATYGGVYGEGKGIIDSQDDVGGWPELRSEEPPIDSDHDGMPDDWEIEMDLDPNDPSDGPEDMDGDGYTNVEEYLNELCIRDDFILAPGNLRTITLSPYEVKLIWDELSENEEGFIVERSAGDTSSFIEIGRVEKDSTTFIDTGLQPATRYYYRVKAYNSKINSLPTNIAEGWTLFEDGRPIPSSNPFPPDSAENVEILTELKWKPGAGALSHNLYFGTSLDNMVYIANLTENKYFPDGLYPSTRYYWRVDEVNEAGTTEGNIWTFSTEDIASEMVAYWKFNRSSGTICIDETGNRNYAYLKGDVSWQEGLEGNAIYFAGSGGYVYVEHSKEIDFSILPFTITFWMKPEITESKQIIFSKRELLNGELTLGYDISLRNENQLKFSIFGSKGTVSLSGNIPTDGTNWVFVVAQREGEGGQVKLYINGELVDSKQDAAGNIFNKSYLYIGRDILGNDYYTGYLDEVKIFNNMVLTDDEIMEMYNELEIDENRVAGDYQLKISNYPNPFNSKTLFEINIPAESELKLIVFDLQGKVVKEVSFGKIKSGRHYYSFDGSSLPSGVYFYKVYAGEEVKHGKMLLLK, encoded by the coding sequence ATGGGAAAACTTACGGCAATCCTTATTATTTTAGTCAGCACGGTCATTTTAATGGGTCAAGTTCCAGCGTTTCCTGGCGCCCAAGGCTGGGGAATGTATACTACAGGTGGCCGTGGGGGCAGAGTAATTGAGGTAACGAATCTTAATGATTATGGCTCTGGTAGTCTTAGATATGCCGTGGAGAATTGCACTGGTCCGAGGATTGTAGTCTTTAGGGTATCAGGTAATATTGATTTAAAATCTCCACTCGACATTAAGAATGATAATGTAACAATAGCTGGTCAGACTGCGCCTGGTGATGGAATATGTATTAGATATTACCCTGCTCATATTGAGGCTAATAATGTAATAATTAGATATTTGAGGTTCAGGCTTGGTGACAAAAAGGGTATTGTAGATGACGCATTGAATGCAAGAGGCCAAAGAAATATTATTATTGATCATTGTTCTTTAAGTTGGAGTGTAGATGAAGTAGGTTCCTTTTATGATAATAAAAATTTTACACTGCAATGGTGTATAATTAGCGAGAGTCTATATCATTCAATACATCATAAAGGAAATCATGGATATGGTGGTATTTGGGGAGGAATGGGAGCAAGCTTCCATCATAATCTCATTGCTCATAATTCTAGCAGAAATCCAAGGTTTTGTGGATCAAGATACCATAATCATCCTGAATTAGAAAAAGTGGATTTTAGGAATAATGTTATATACAACTGGGGATTTAATAGTGCTTATGGTGGAGAAAAAGGGAATCATAATATTGTTGCAAACTATTATAAACATGGACCTGCTACCAATGGAGGAGAGGTTTTATACAGAATAGTAAATCCATCTGACATTTCCTGGTGGTATGTAGAAGATAACTATGTTTATGGTTTCCCGGATGTAACTGCTGATAACTGGTCTGGAGGAGTTCAGCCAGACGGTTCACTGGAGTTAGAGGATCTTAGACTTGATGAGCCTGTGGAATATATGCCCGTGCTAACCCATACACCAGAAGTAGCTTTTGAACTGGTATTAGCGGATGCTGGAGCAGTTCTGCCAAGGAGAGATTCTGTTGATATGAGAATTGTAGATGAAGTACGTAATGGGACAGCTACCTATGGAGGTGTTTATGGAGAAGGTAAGGGTATAATTGATTCTCAGGATGATGTTGGTGGCTGGCCGGAGCTTCGCTCAGAGGAACCACCCATAGATTCTGACCATGATGGCATGCCTGATGATTGGGAGATAGAGATGGATTTAGACCCCAATGATCCGTCTGATGGTCCTGAAGATATGGATGGTGACGGATATACCAATGTTGAGGAATATCTAAATGAGTTATGTATAAGAGACGATTTTATATTGGCACCAGGCAATCTGAGAACAATAACCTTATCGCCTTATGAGGTAAAACTTATCTGGGATGAGCTCTCTGAAAACGAAGAGGGATTTATAGTTGAAAGATCAGCGGGTGACACTTCTTCATTTATAGAAATAGGTCGAGTAGAAAAAGATAGTACAACTTTCATAGATACAGGATTGCAACCGGCAACAAGGTATTATTACAGAGTAAAAGCGTACAACTCCAAAATAAACTCATTACCTACAAATATTGCTGAGGGATGGACCCTTTTTGAAGATGGAAGACCAATACCGTCATCAAATCCTTTTCCTCCTGACAGTGCAGAGAATGTTGAAATATTGACAGAGTTAAAATGGAAACCAGGTGCAGGGGCTTTATCTCATAATTTGTATTTTGGTACATCACTGGATAACATGGTATATATAGCTAATCTGACTGAGAATAAATATTTCCCAGATGGTTTATATCCATCAACGCGATATTACTGGCGGGTAGATGAGGTTAACGAAGCGGGAACGACTGAGGGTAACATCTGGACTTTTAGTACAGAGGACATTGCATCAGAGATGGTGGCATATTGGAAGTTCAACCGGTCAAGTGGTACTATTTGCATTGATGAAACTGGTAATAGAAACTATGCATATCTAAAAGGAGATGTTAGCTGGCAGGAAGGGCTTGAGGGGAATGCTATTTATTTTGCTGGTTCCGGTGGTTATGTGTATGTGGAACATAGTAAAGAGATAGATTTCAGTATACTACCTTTTACTATAACCTTCTGGATGAAACCTGAAATTACGGAAAGTAAGCAAATTATTTTCTCAAAACGTGAACTGCTAAATGGAGAATTAACATTGGGTTACGATATTTCTCTTAGAAATGAAAATCAATTAAAATTTTCCATTTTTGGTTCAAAAGGTACAGTGAGCTTATCAGGGAATATACCTACAGATGGCACTAATTGGGTATTTGTTGTGGCTCAAAGAGAAGGAGAGGGCGGACAGGTAAAACTGTATATAAACGGAGAGCTGGTCGACAGCAAGCAGGATGCTGCTGGTAATATTTTTAATAAAAGCTACTTATATATTGGTAGAGATATTCTTGGTAATGACTATTATACTGGTTATTTAGATGAGGTGAAAATATTTAATAATATGGTTCTAACGGATGATGAGATTATGGAAATGTATAATGAACTTGAAATTGATGAGAATAGAGTGGCAGGCGATTATCAACTGAAGATATCCAATTATCCAAATCCCTTCAATTCGAAAACGTTGTTTGAAATAAATATTCCTGCCGAGAGTGAGTTGAAATTGATTGTGTTTGATTTGCAGGGAAAGGTTGTTAAAGAAGTATCATTTGGTAAAATCAAATCAGGAAGACATTATTATAGTTTCGATGGAAGTTCTTTACCAAGTGGAGTATATTTTTATAAAGTTTATGCAGGTGAGGAAGTAAAACACGGAAAAATGCTATTGTTAAAATAG
- a CDS encoding T9SS type A sorting domain-containing protein — translation MKKISLIVVVLYLVTLLVAEEMIPAFPGAEGWGKYTIGGRGGRLIEVTNLNDSGEGSLRWAVESEGPRIVIFRVSGTIELRSPLRIENPYITIAGQTAPGDGICVKNYPIMINTDQVIIRYLRIRLGDASGGEYDAMGSRYHKHIIIDHCSLSWSVDETISLYHCDSLTIQWCIISESLYNSVHSKGHHGFGAIWGGPNSSYHHNLFAHHSSRTPRFASGSGNTDFRNNVIYNWRYNNVYGGEAHDDDWPESPYTTVNIVANYYKYGPATSKDERRYRIVNPSSRSGLEDYGKWYVADNYVWGYPNVTEDNWRYGVQGVSKDVKEYIRSDTPFEYMPITQHTAEEAFNLVLQNAGATLPRRDSIDIRIVEEVYSGTATYGASYGAGTGIIDSPEDVGGWSILRTGPAVVDTDHDGMPDEWEIENGLDPENPDDRNIRHESGYTMVEIYLNSITEYPEFVANPTELEAKLYTLNSVKLTWDDNSTNEKGFVIERKEEGGDFVAIDTVGADTTSFLDSNLDNFKTFQYRVYAYNNTVELPNSGYSNVVSIMTLSPDSPPLKAENPFPEDGAVNVKLDVILRWTAGVGADSHIVYFGTEKDNMTFIKSTCDTFFVPDKLEPNTTYYWRIDEKNSNGITKGDVWTFTTKEILPPQVVAYWDFDEIRSDSVIDKSDHNNDGRMYNMDASSIVTGLGGSNALKFDGIDDYINVANSDVIDFDKGSFSVSVWYSPINITESSIYILHKGTFERNDVACTSGKWYGIELKNWELRFAIDDDVTKTTAKLTGINNVINEGKWYHIVGVRDTSANKVKLYLNGNLVAEVDDQTGDISQGEDLFIGNCSNIDAPLSGILDELKIFNYSLSDEEISDLYYQFAGNPISKGEIPTIPNRLYQNYPNPFNPSTTIKFSINEASNVKIVIYDLTGKKVKTIVDNKYNPGVYQVVADFSDLSSGVYFYQITTNNFTKVKKMILLK, via the coding sequence GTGAAGAAAATAAGCTTAATAGTGGTAGTTTTATACTTGGTGACTTTGTTAGTTGCCGAAGAGATGATCCCTGCTTTCCCAGGAGCTGAAGGATGGGGAAAATATACCATTGGTGGGAGAGGTGGCAGGTTAATAGAGGTCACGAATCTAAACGATAGTGGAGAAGGTAGTCTTAGATGGGCTGTTGAATCAGAAGGACCAAGGATAGTTATATTTAGAGTTTCGGGGACGATAGAATTACGATCACCACTGAGAATAGAAAATCCCTACATAACGATTGCAGGTCAGACAGCTCCCGGTGATGGTATATGTGTTAAAAATTATCCGATAATGATTAATACAGATCAGGTAATAATAAGATATTTAAGAATCAGATTAGGAGATGCTTCAGGTGGAGAATACGATGCTATGGGTTCAAGGTACCATAAACATATAATTATTGATCACTGCTCGTTATCTTGGAGCGTTGATGAGACAATCTCACTATACCATTGTGATAGCCTGACTATCCAATGGTGTATAATAAGCGAGAGTTTATATAATTCAGTGCATAGCAAAGGACATCATGGATTCGGTGCTATATGGGGTGGACCAAATTCATCTTATCACCATAATCTATTTGCACATCATTCAAGTAGAACACCCCGATTTGCATCAGGTAGTGGTAATACAGATTTCCGAAACAATGTTATTTACAATTGGAGATATAATAATGTATATGGCGGTGAAGCTCATGATGATGACTGGCCTGAAAGTCCCTATACAACGGTAAACATCGTTGCGAATTATTACAAATATGGTCCTGCAACGTCAAAAGATGAAAGAAGGTATAGAATAGTAAATCCTTCCTCTAGAAGTGGACTCGAGGATTATGGAAAATGGTATGTAGCTGATAACTATGTCTGGGGATATCCGAATGTGACTGAAGATAACTGGAGATATGGTGTACAAGGTGTGAGCAAAGATGTTAAAGAATATATAAGGTCCGATACTCCTTTTGAATATATGCCCATTACTCAGCATACGGCTGAGGAGGCTTTTAACCTTGTGTTACAAAATGCTGGTGCAACTCTACCACGAAGGGACTCAATTGATATAAGAATAGTTGAAGAAGTCTATAGCGGAACCGCTACCTATGGTGCATCGTACGGAGCGGGGACAGGAATAATCGATTCTCCTGAAGATGTCGGAGGTTGGTCTATATTGAGAACGGGGCCTGCTGTCGTTGATACCGATCACGATGGAATGCCCGATGAATGGGAGATAGAAAACGGACTTGACCCTGAAAACCCTGATGATAGAAATATAAGACACGAAAGTGGATATACAATGGTTGAAATATATTTAAATAGTATCACAGAATATCCTGAATTTGTTGCAAATCCAACTGAGTTAGAGGCTAAGCTATATACATTAAATTCAGTTAAGCTAACATGGGATGATAACTCTACCAATGAAAAAGGTTTTGTAATTGAGAGAAAGGAGGAAGGCGGAGATTTTGTGGCGATAGATACTGTTGGAGCAGATACAACCTCGTTTTTAGATAGCAACCTTGATAATTTTAAAACTTTTCAATATAGAGTCTACGCATATAACAATACTGTAGAACTACCCAACTCAGGTTATTCAAATGTTGTTTCGATTATGACATTAAGTCCAGATTCACCCCCACTTAAGGCTGAAAATCCTTTTCCTGAGGATGGAGCTGTAAATGTAAAGCTTGATGTTATTTTAAGATGGACTGCTGGTGTTGGTGCTGATTCCCATATTGTATACTTTGGCACTGAAAAGGATAATATGACTTTTATTAAATCTACTTGTGATACATTTTTTGTTCCAGACAAGCTTGAACCAAACACTACATACTACTGGCGTATAGATGAAAAGAATTCAAACGGTATTACAAAGGGGGATGTATGGACTTTTACAACGAAGGAAATATTGCCTCCTCAGGTAGTGGCTTATTGGGATTTTGATGAAATAAGAAGTGATTCGGTTATTGATAAATCAGATCATAATAATGACGGTAGAATGTATAATATGGATGCTTCTTCAATAGTTACGGGATTAGGTGGAAGTAATGCATTAAAATTTGATGGAATAGATGATTATATCAATGTCGCTAACAGTGATGTGATAGATTTTGATAAAGGTTCTTTCTCCGTTTCTGTATGGTATTCACCAATTAATATAACAGAAAGCTCAATATATATATTACATAAGGGAACTTTTGAGCGAAATGATGTTGCCTGTACTTCAGGTAAATGGTATGGTATCGAATTAAAAAATTGGGAGCTAAGGTTTGCAATAGATGATGATGTAACTAAAACTACTGCTAAACTTACTGGTATTAATAATGTCATTAATGAGGGTAAATGGTATCATATAGTTGGTGTCAGGGATACAAGCGCAAATAAGGTTAAACTTTATCTTAATGGTAATCTTGTAGCTGAAGTTGATGATCAAACAGGTGACATTTCCCAGGGTGAAGACCTGTTTATAGGTAATTGTTCCAATATTGATGCACCATTATCAGGTATTCTCGATGAGTTGAAAATTTTCAATTACAGTCTAAGCGATGAAGAAATTTCAGATCTGTATTATCAGTTTGCAGGAAATCCAATATCAAAAGGCGAAATACCAACAATACCAAACAGATTATACCAGAATTATCCCAATCCCTTTAATCCGAGCACGACAATTAAATTTTCAATTAATGAAGCAAGTAATGTAAAAATTGTTATTTACGATCTGACAGGGAAGAAAGTTAAAACTATTGTTGATAACAAATATAATCCTGGAGTATACCAAGTTGTAGCTGACTTTTCAGATCTATCGTCAGGAGTTTATTTTTATCAAATTACCACAAATAATTTTACAAAAGTAAAAAAAATGATTCTGTTGAAGTAG